The Scylla paramamosain isolate STU-SP2022 chromosome 39, ASM3559412v1, whole genome shotgun sequence genome includes a window with the following:
- the LOC135092102 gene encoding beta-1-syntrophin-like isoform X2, whose product MGEKVGNAEVLVGGSGGTWHQARLTLEGDLLFVTLTDLDDLSAVQGSDGEGGPTEVPEPIASQKRVVQICKSDNNGLGISIKGGRENKMPILISKIFKGMAADMTENLYVGDAILSVNGEDLKEATHDEAVRALKRAGKVVTLEVKYLREVTPYFRKASVMADIGWELQSGFLGAENGFLASDEERRSPVMTNGPDTRSVPLLFCHLTRNFKCDESNSLELHSPDRLHSLVLRCPLEADVVSWYNALHSTLDRLTSAALAHANRVLGDVLDKATIHHIGWLKLKLDQGKDEWEPQFCAVTDHDMILFQEVPWTKEAWANPLVFYPLLATRIVNSSQKGSLGGSEPITMTMRCGTQEGVSTSVFQHDTHRDLATWVKVLVHGAHTAVQRQKEVACYCEWRGVEAKLVLHHEEGFTLLATHEGAGSGRGRVLWSQPFHKLVMSSDDGARLIWLRFDGDMEVELDLKTNPKPFVFILHTFLSAKVHQQTLTS is encoded by the exons ATGGGAGAGAAGGTGGGCAACGCTGAGGTGCTGGTGGGGGGGTCAGGCGGCACCTGGCACCAAGCTCGGCTGACCCTGGAGGGTGACTTGCTCTTCGTGACCCTCACTGACCTCGATGACCTGAGTGCCGTACAGGGCTCGGATGGGGAGGGCGGTCCCACAGAGGTGCCAGAGCCAATCGCCAGCCAGAAACGAGTCGTCCAGATCTGCAAGTCTGACAACAATGGCCTGGGCATCTCCATCAAGGGTGGACGGGAAAACAAAATGCCAATCCTCATATCCAAGATTTTCAAG ggCATGGCAGCTGATATGACGGAGAATCTGTATGTTGGAGATGCAATCCTCTCAGTGAATGGGGAGGACCTGAAGGAGGCAACACATGATGAGGCAGTGAGGGCACTGAAGAGAGCCGGCAAGGTGGTAACACTGGAAG TCAAGTATCTACGAGAGGTGACCCCCTATTTCCGCAAGGCCTCGGTAATGGCCGATATCGGGTGGGAGCTTCAGTCTGGATTTTTAGGGGCTGAGAATGGGTTTTTGGCCAGCGACGAGGAGAGGCGGTCGCCCGTCATGACCAATGGGCCAGACACACGCTCGGTCCCGCTGCTCTTCTGCCACCTCACCAGGAACTTCAAGTGtgatg AGAGCAACAGCCTGGAGCTCCACTCACCGGACCGGCTGCACAGTCTGGTGTTGCGATGTCCCCTGGAGGCTGATGTGGTGAGCTGGTACAATGCCCTGCACTCCACGCTGGACCGTCTCACCTCAGCTGCCCTCGCCCATGCCAACAGGGTGCTTGGCGATGTGCTGGACAAGGCCACCATTCACCACATTGGCTGGCTCAAGCTTAAGCTGGACCAG GGCAAGGATGAGTGGGAGCCCCAGTTCTGTGCTGTGACAGATCACGACATGATACTGTTCCAAGAGGTGCCATGGACCAAGGAAGCCTGGGCCAACCCCCTCGTCTTCTACCCTCTGCTGGCCACTCG GATTGTGAACTCGTCCCAGAAGGGGTCCCTGGGCGGCAGCGAGCCCATCACCATGACCATGAGGTGTGGTACTCAGGAGGGCGTGTCCACCAGTGTGTTCCAGCATGATACTCACCGGGACTTGGCCACCTGGGTGAAGGTCCTCGTCCATGGGGCACACACAGCTGTACAGAGGCAGAAGGAGGTGGCTTGCT ACTGTGAGTGGCGTGGCGTTGAGGCGAAGCTTGTGCTGCACCACGAGGAAGGTTTTACCCTGCTGGCGACACATGAGGGGGCAGGCAGTGGCCGGGGCAGGGTGTTGTGGTCACAGCCATTCCACAAGCTGGTCATGAGCTCAGATGATGGGGCTCGACTCATCTGGCTACGCTTTGATGGGGACATGgaagtg GAACTGGACCTGAAAACCAACCCCAAGCCATTTGTGTTCATCCTGCACACGTTCCTGTCGGCCAAGGTGCACCAGCAGACCCTCACCTCATGA
- the LOC135092102 gene encoding beta-1-syntrophin-like isoform X1 produces MGEKVGNAEVLVGGSGGTWHQARLTLEGDLLFVTLTDLDDLSAVQGSDGEGGPTEVPEPIASQKRVVQICKSDNNGLGISIKGGRENKMPILISKIFKGMAADMTENLYVGDAILSVNGEDLKEATHDEAVRALKRAGKVVTLEVVPSFYITVKYLREVTPYFRKASVMADIGWELQSGFLGAENGFLASDEERRSPVMTNGPDTRSVPLLFCHLTRNFKCDESNSLELHSPDRLHSLVLRCPLEADVVSWYNALHSTLDRLTSAALAHANRVLGDVLDKATIHHIGWLKLKLDQGKDEWEPQFCAVTDHDMILFQEVPWTKEAWANPLVFYPLLATRIVNSSQKGSLGGSEPITMTMRCGTQEGVSTSVFQHDTHRDLATWVKVLVHGAHTAVQRQKEVACYCEWRGVEAKLVLHHEEGFTLLATHEGAGSGRGRVLWSQPFHKLVMSSDDGARLIWLRFDGDMEVELDLKTNPKPFVFILHTFLSAKVHQQTLTS; encoded by the exons ATGGGAGAGAAGGTGGGCAACGCTGAGGTGCTGGTGGGGGGGTCAGGCGGCACCTGGCACCAAGCTCGGCTGACCCTGGAGGGTGACTTGCTCTTCGTGACCCTCACTGACCTCGATGACCTGAGTGCCGTACAGGGCTCGGATGGGGAGGGCGGTCCCACAGAGGTGCCAGAGCCAATCGCCAGCCAGAAACGAGTCGTCCAGATCTGCAAGTCTGACAACAATGGCCTGGGCATCTCCATCAAGGGTGGACGGGAAAACAAAATGCCAATCCTCATATCCAAGATTTTCAAG ggCATGGCAGCTGATATGACGGAGAATCTGTATGTTGGAGATGCAATCCTCTCAGTGAATGGGGAGGACCTGAAGGAGGCAACACATGATGAGGCAGTGAGGGCACTGAAGAGAGCCGGCAAGGTGGTAACACTGGAAG TGGTCCCCTCCTTCTATATTACAGTCAAGTATCTACGAGAGGTGACCCCCTATTTCCGCAAGGCCTCGGTAATGGCCGATATCGGGTGGGAGCTTCAGTCTGGATTTTTAGGGGCTGAGAATGGGTTTTTGGCCAGCGACGAGGAGAGGCGGTCGCCCGTCATGACCAATGGGCCAGACACACGCTCGGTCCCGCTGCTCTTCTGCCACCTCACCAGGAACTTCAAGTGtgatg AGAGCAACAGCCTGGAGCTCCACTCACCGGACCGGCTGCACAGTCTGGTGTTGCGATGTCCCCTGGAGGCTGATGTGGTGAGCTGGTACAATGCCCTGCACTCCACGCTGGACCGTCTCACCTCAGCTGCCCTCGCCCATGCCAACAGGGTGCTTGGCGATGTGCTGGACAAGGCCACCATTCACCACATTGGCTGGCTCAAGCTTAAGCTGGACCAG GGCAAGGATGAGTGGGAGCCCCAGTTCTGTGCTGTGACAGATCACGACATGATACTGTTCCAAGAGGTGCCATGGACCAAGGAAGCCTGGGCCAACCCCCTCGTCTTCTACCCTCTGCTGGCCACTCG GATTGTGAACTCGTCCCAGAAGGGGTCCCTGGGCGGCAGCGAGCCCATCACCATGACCATGAGGTGTGGTACTCAGGAGGGCGTGTCCACCAGTGTGTTCCAGCATGATACTCACCGGGACTTGGCCACCTGGGTGAAGGTCCTCGTCCATGGGGCACACACAGCTGTACAGAGGCAGAAGGAGGTGGCTTGCT ACTGTGAGTGGCGTGGCGTTGAGGCGAAGCTTGTGCTGCACCACGAGGAAGGTTTTACCCTGCTGGCGACACATGAGGGGGCAGGCAGTGGCCGGGGCAGGGTGTTGTGGTCACAGCCATTCCACAAGCTGGTCATGAGCTCAGATGATGGGGCTCGACTCATCTGGCTACGCTTTGATGGGGACATGgaagtg GAACTGGACCTGAAAACCAACCCCAAGCCATTTGTGTTCATCCTGCACACGTTCCTGTCGGCCAAGGTGCACCAGCAGACCCTCACCTCATGA